The candidate division KSB1 bacterium genome contains the following window.
CATTGTTTCCAACGGCGCCGATGGTTCCGGAAACATGACTTCCGTGGTCGTTATCGTCATCAGGGTTGTTATCATTGTTTGCGAAATCCCAACCGCGAACATCATCAACAAAACCATTTCCATCGTCGTCCGTATTGTTGTTTGGAATTTCGGCGGTATTTGTCCATATGTTGTCTTCTAAATCCTCGTGGTCCCAATCAACTCCGGTATCGATAACACCAACAATAATAGCCCTGTCGCCTGTTTGAATATCCCAGGCAGCCGGGGAATCCGTAATTGTCATGCCGTATAATTGCGAAAACTGTGGATCATTCGGTTCAACAAAGCGTCTATAAACGTAATTCGGTTCTGCATAAACAACGTTGGGATCGGCTTCGCACTCTTTTATGGCCTGACTTACATCTTTGCCACCCGTATCGCAGTGATATACCCCGAGATTGTCAAACTGTTCTAAAATCGTGATCCCAACATTTGACAAAGTACGAGCAACTTCCTCGGTGGCAATATTTTTAAACTTAATTATCACTTCACCGGGCCTGTGTTCGGCCAGCTGTGCTTGAGCAGCCATAACCGTTTCAGGATTGCTTGCTTCCGGGCTAGCCTCATTAGAGAACGCTCTAACTTCAGCGGTAGGTTCAGCATACTTAACAATGGATGCATTGCTGCACAATTTAATTACCTCTTCTACTGAATAATCCGAAGATATCCTAAATACCTGGACATTGATCTCATCAAATGTTTTGACTTTAACCAGGCCCAACTCTTTTGTAAAGGAGTTAATTTTTTCTAAACTGACATCCTCATTAAATTTAATTAAAACTTTTCCTGCACGCTCATTGGTAGCTGCGGTTAGCCAAAAAGCAGAAACCAACCCCACCGTCAAAATTAAAAGAACAACTTTCATTTTACCAAACATGACGCCTCCTTCCATTTGTTATGATTAAAAAAAATAAATTCACTCGACTCCATTTTTCAAACTGCCAATTTCACTAATCTTGCATTCCACGATATCGCCGGCATGCAATTCACCGACCCCTGCCGGTGTTCCTGTTGCAATTAGATCCCCCGGTTGCAATGTACAAAATTTCGAAATATAGGCAACGATTTCTTCAACTTTAAAAACCATTTCCGATGTTGAAACCTGTTGTTTCTGTTCACCGTTTACGGTTACTTGCAATTCCAGGTTATTGTAATCTTCAACCGCGTCTGTTGGAACCAGAAAGGGACCGAACGGGCAAAAAGTATCGAAACTTTTCGAGCGAAACCAGGGTTTTCCTGCTTTTATATCGCTTTTTTGTAATTCCCGTGCGGTAACATCGTTGAGAATACTAAAACCAGCCACGAAGTCAATTG
Protein-coding sequences here:
- a CDS encoding fumarylacetoacetate hydrolase family protein; the protein is MVEADFFRLETLQEVLDTLKQVRPLSELEIKGTYTFEPPIGRPQKILCIGRNYKGHAAELENEIPEEPLFFSKAPSAIIPHHEVIRRPKDVGRIDFEGELAVVVGKQAHNISQSKAIDFVAGFSILNDVTARELQKSDIKAGKPWFRSKSFDTFCPFGPFLVPTDAVEDYNNLELQVTVNGEQKQQVSTSEMVFKVEEIVAYISKFCTLQPGDLIATGTPAGVGELHAGDIVECKISEIGSLKNGVE